The Arachis ipaensis cultivar K30076 chromosome B03, Araip1.1, whole genome shotgun sequence region GTTGCTGATGCTGCTAAGTGATGAAAAGACGGTATATCACTTAGAGAATATACTGTATAATTTCGTATTCATGGGCCTTTTCAAGGGAAGTGAGGGGTCGGTAATAAACCGCAATGGAGCTAAACCGGTTCATCTTCTTGATTATGTTCGCACCTTTTACACATTCAGAGATGAATACATAATAAGTATGGATCCTCCTCTTCAAGAAGAAGGCCGTTGGCACAGGTACAAAAATATCAGGGATCTTAGGAATGCAGGGATTCATGTGAAGCTTAACAAGAGAGAAGAATGGAAATGGAACAGCGTGTCTTTCACCTCCAACTTGTTTAgcggagcattgaagcttccaatGATGATAGTGAATGATGTCACTCCTTATTTCTATCACAACTTGATTGCATTTGAGATGTGCCCGGATTTTCGCAACAACTTCGAATTCTGTTCATATTTTTTCTTGATGGATTCCTTGATAGACGAAGCCGAGGATGTGAAGGAACTCAGGTTGGCCGGTGTCCTCCAAAACTTGCTCGGAAGTGACAAAGAAGTGGCCAAACTCTTCAATGAACTAGGCCATGAATTGCCTGCTAAAATGTGCAATTACATGATCAGAACTAATGTTGTGGCCTACAGCAAAGGATATATTCAAGTGAAGCATCAAATCAATGAACATTACCAAAAGAAATGGAAGACTTGGTTGGCTGAAGCACGCAGCACTTATTTCAGCACTCCATGGTCTTTCATTGCCTTTCTGGCTGCCGTTGCAGCATTG contains the following coding sequences:
- the LOC107632347 gene encoding UPF0481 protein At3g47200-like: MGERLNSRIAHLLGRACARDNEVPRSMIQRIPVLLSQNPNFVKYCTPKMISFGPIHHGEQNLNLGEEFKHLWASLYIGKFSKQVRVSTEEGAKLKHNIIVAEIKQLRNMFSKDVIGSYNDDELSWLLLVDGCALLYFLDNVDDQHPEALNLKLDQLMYTWRDILLLENQLPLTLLMLLSDEKTVYHLENILYNFVFMGLFKGSEGSVINRNGAKPVHLLDYVRTFYTFRDEYIISMDPPLQEEGRWHRYKNIRDLRNAGIHVKLNKREEWKWNSVSFTSNLFSGALKLPMMIVNDVTPYFYHNLIAFEMCPDFRNNFEFCSYFFLMDSLIDEAEDVKELRLAGVLQNLLGSDKEVAKLFNELGHELPAKMIYSSEASNQ